The Myroides phaeus DNA segment GTAAGAATTGTTGTTCCCCTGTAGATAATTCTTTGATCTTCAAATCTAAGTGATTTAAGAAAGGCGTATCTGTTAGTTGTTCCAAAGTAAATAAGTCCTTCACCTTTAAGTTAGGAGGAAACATGAGAAATTGCGGTTTGTAAGAAAAATACTTATTTAGTTTATGCCTGTTTAAAATAACTTGATTATCAACTCGAATAAATATTTGAGTTGCTTTAATTGCCCCAAATAAAATATTGAGTAAAGTAGATTTTCCGGTACCATTGCTTCCAACAATTCCAATAATATCAGTTGTTTTTGCCGATAAACATACACCGTGCAATATTGTGCGATTGTCTATTTGATGGATTAAACTATCCAATTGAAATTGGTGGCTCATATTATAGTATGTTGATTAAAAAACGAATTATTCCAATAATTAGCAATGCTAAACCGTAAAGCAAAAAAACTACAAAGAAGAAGTTTACCTTATTGTTTCTCCAAAAGAAGAGCTCTTCTTTTTTAAAACTAAAGAAATACACAAGGTACATACCTATTGCAATCAAGGGGACAAAAGCAGTTAGACTAATATCCATTGTAAAACTTAAGATGATACTTATAGCTATAATAGGAAGTGCATATTGTCTTAATAGTAAGTAAAGTTTTTTCATTATTATTATAAGTAGTTACAAAAAAGTTTGATTGCTGAAGCAATTTAGTAATGAAATATAAGATTATGAAGATAGTAAATTATTTCCACTGCTAAATGTTTAAATAAGCATCCTCTGAATTAGTTGTAAAAATATTCTTTAGGAGCGTCTATTTAAGAGTTTTAAGTATATTTGCCTTTAAACTAATAACATCAATATGGATTTCAGTACAATTATTAAGCAAGCACACTCAGGAGTAGCATATTTAGCGTTAATCTTCTTGTTGATCGTAGTTATCAATGCTTTTGCTGGATTAGCAGGGAAAAAAGAGTTTACAGAGAAAGACCGTAAATTAGGTTTATTCGGGTTAATCTTCACACATATTCAATTACTTTTAGGGTTGATTTTATATTTCGTTTCGCCAATGGTACAAGGTTTTGGTGTAGCTATGAAAGATTCAACGTTAAGATTATATGCTTTAGAGCACCCATTAATTAACATTATTGCAATTGTCTTGATTACAATCGGATGGTCAAAACACAAGAAAGCGACAGATAGCAATGCTAAATTTAAGAAGTTTGCTATTTTCTATGCATTAGGATTAATCTTGATCTTATCGAGAATTCCATGGAGTGCTTGGTTGCCAAGTATTTTCGCATAATTCGAATAAAATTAAATGATATAAAAAAGGAGTCCACAATGGACTCCTTTTTTTTGTGGTATGCTTCTTGCAAAATAATATCAGCTATAATAGAAATATCATGAAAACATATCAATATATATTATCAGTATTAGTAATTGTACTCCTTTCAAGTTTTGGAGGAACAACTAATGTAATTAAGGGAACTGTAAAGGCAGAAGGAACACCAGTTGTGTTAGCCGATAGTTTACCTAATATTAACGATTCTATAGTTGATAGTGAAGAAGAAGTTGAGTTGGTTTCTGACGATACTCAAGCATCATATTACCACGATAAATTTACGGGTAGAAAAACGGCAAGCGGACAAGTATTTGATAATAGCAAATACACTGCAGCCCACAAAACACTGCCGTTTGGTACTAAGGTTAAGGTAACTAACCTAAAAAACAAACGCTTTGTTATTTTGACAATTACTGATAGAGGACCTTTTGTAAAAGGAAGAGGAATCGATATTTCTAAGAAAGCTTTTCACGATTTGACAGATAATCATGCAAGAGGAGTACTTGATGTGAAGATTGAAAAGATTGTAGCAGAAAATGAGTAAGATTAAAAGAGTAATAAGTTGTTTATTCCTACTGCTTTTTGTGTCTTTTTGGACAAGTTGTTCAACTACAAAAGGATCTTCAAATAGGGGGAAAAAGGAATATAAAACAGATGTTGTTGCAAGTTATTACCACAAAAAGTTTAATGGAAAGCGTACCGCAAGTGGGGAAAAATTCCACAATTCGAGGATGACAGCCGCACATAAGACTTTACCTTTTAATACTGTTGTCAAAGTTACAAACAGAAAAAATAATAAATCTGTTAAAGTTAAAATCAATGACAGAGGCCCTTTTGTCAAAGGGCGTGAAATTGATTTATCCAAAAAAGCTTTTATGAAAATCTCAGATAGCAAAAAAGCTGGATTATTAAAAGTTGATATTAAAGTGGTTAAATAATTATTTCCACAATTTATAAGGGTTTTTGGCAATGTAAGAGTTGTAGTACTCAATTTGACCAGTAACCTCTTCCCCTAACCAATCGGGTTTAGCAAAAGCTTCATTTTCATCTTTAAGCTCTATTTCTGCTATAATTAACCCTTCATTTTCACCATGAAAAACGTCGATTTCAAATTCGTGCAGCCCTTTTTTGACAAGGTATCGAGTTTTAGAAATCACAAAATCCTCACATAACTCAAGCAATTGAGAGGCTTCGTTATAGTCTATTTTTTTTTCCCATTCAAAACGTGTTGTACCAGAGGAATTACTCTTACCTTTAACTGTAATAAATGCGTCTTTATTTTTTAGCCTAATTCTAACTGTGCGTTCAGCAGAAGAATTCAAGTAACCTTGGGTTATCTTATTAGAATTATGAGATTCATTGATGAAATTCAGAGAGTTTACTAAAAATTTTCTTTCTATTTCTACCATGATTATAAGAATAAAATGTATTTTTATACCAAAATAAGCGAATTTATTTCACTAACTATTATAAAAGCTGAAATTTTTTACAAATGAAATTAAGACATATGTTACAATCTCCTCAAGGGGTTGAAGAATTGTTTAATAAATATGTTATTGACGGGAAGGTATATGCAACAGATGATTTACTTTTTATAGTTGATTTAGTGCATATTTTTAGACCTAATAATGTAAAGAAAGTAAAACGTGTTTCTATTGATGCTTTATTAGCATATTTAAAAACGCACGAGGTAGAGAGAATAGCCTTATCTAAATATTTAAAAGAATTATTGTCAAATCGCCATTTCAGTCGTATGGTTTCTGATGCGGGGATTTTACAAGATTCTGAGTTTTTTAGAGAGGTTAAAAAAAGGTTGTGGGCTAAGGTGTTACCTTATCAACCAGAGAAGGATACGTATGAGTATGTGCTAAACCAAGCGTTTTATAAGCATACAGATGCTGAATGGGTGAGTATGATTCCGGAAACACAGTTATTAGAGTTGTTTCAAGAGTTGAATTTTACTGATTTATTTAATGATAACAAGGAAGGCTCTGTGTTAAACGAGCTATTGTGCTCAATTGATATTATTACTCAACGTATGAGTGGTAGAGCAATGGAGAGTAATATCATTAATATGGTTCCAGAATACTCTCACTTAGAAAGCCCTTTTAGAGCTTTGGAGCAAGAGTTTACAATTATTCTGCAGAGTATTCAGAATGGAGATATGAAATTCTTATATGATAGTGATATTAATTATAAGCAAATTGTAATCCTACAGAAGCAATGCCAGGAGTTCGTTAATCAGGCATTTAAAAATAGTTCGAAGTATGGTATCTCTATCAAGGTAAACCAAAGTTTACTTCGTTTACGTCAACAGTTATCACGTGTAAACGTATTGATCTCTTTATTGGTAATTAAAGAGGATACGGCTGAACTAAAACAAAAGAACTCGATTAATTTAGCCTTAAAGCTAATCGAATATAACTGCTATAAGTACAACGTTTCTGGGCTAATAAAAGAAAGTACACAGTTAATATCTTACGAGATTACACAGCATACTGCCAAGACTGGTGAGCACTATATTACTAATAGTGGTAAGGAGTATTGGAATATGTTTAAAGGATCAATGGGTGCGGGTATTGTAGTTGGTTTCTTATGTATTTTTAAAGTATTTGCACACCACGCTGATGTGAGTGCTTTTGGAGAGGCTATGTTGTATAGTTTAAACTATGCGGTTGGTTTCTGTTTAATCTATTTGCTTGGATTTACTTTAGCAACGAAGCAACCAGCGATGACAGCTGCTACAATTATTAAGGCAATTGAAGATGGTCGTAAACAACATATTGATAACGTAGAAAAGCACATTGGCTTTGCTAAGTTGTTTGCAAGATTGTTCAGATCTCAGTTTATTGCTTTTATTGGAAACGTGATATTAGCGTTCCCAGTAGCTTTATTATTGATTTGGAGTATAGATACTGTTTTTGATGTTAATATAGCTGCTCATGATTGGGAGAAGATGTTAGTAGATGCAGATCCAATTAAATCAAGAGCTTTATTCCACGCAGGTATTGCAGGTATTTTCTTATTCTTATCTGGAATTATCTCAGGTAATGTATCGAATAAGAATAAGCACAATAAGGTGTTGTACCGTATTCAAGAGCACCCTGTATTAAAGCGAAACTTTGGTATTAAGAGAACAACGAGTTTAGCAAATTGGATAGATACAAAATGGCCAGGTTTGGTTTCTAATATTTGGTTTGGGGTATTTATGGGTACGTGTGGTACAATAGGTGCTTTTATTGGATTAGGAATTGATATTCGACACATTACTTTTGTCAGTGGTAATATCGCATTAGGACTTTACGGGTCTGGATTTGATGCACCAGTAGATATGTTAGTAATGGCGTTTATCGGGATGTGGTTAATTGGATTTATGAACTTTATGGTAAGTTTTGGATTATCATTATTCTTAGCTTTCCGCTCTCGTAATATTCCATTTAGAGAAACAAAAGAGCTTACAAAAGCTACTTGGAGACACTTTAAAAACTTTCCAATGGAGTTCTTTTTACCAACAGCAGGTGGTGTAGTTGAGAATCCAAATAACTTAAATGGGAAGAACGATTCAAAAGATAAAAAAGAAGAAGGGCATCATTAATAATTTGTACTGTTAATGAGCTTATATCAATAAAAAAAGGATGCTATATAGCATCCTTTTTTTGTATATACTTCAGAGAAGTAGTTGTTATGTGTTGAGACAGAGAAGTAGATTTACTCTTGTCTAAATTCATCTGTACTTGGGTTTCTTTTGTGTTTTAAGCTGTCTTTAAGCATACTTGATTGTTCTGCAAATTCCATTCTTGACACATTGATATAATCCTCTAAGTTGTGAATATTCTTCGCTAATTTTCGTAGAGAAGCTCTATCACTCTTAATGAATAATTCGCTTTGCGTTCTCGCTTCTTCGTGGCTTAGACCAACTTTTTCTAACATAGTTGCTCCAACATAAACAGCAGTAAAGAAAGTTTCTCTATAAACCTCAGTTAAACCGTCTTGAAGATATTCATAAGCATTCTTACGGTTTTTAGCACGAACAATAACTTCTACATTAGGGAAGTTTTTACGCAGTACCGCAACTAAATGTTGATTCACTTCTGGTGGATCCATTGCTGCAATTACATAATCGGCTTGGTCAACTCCAATTGATTTTAGAATATTGATAGATGTTGCATCTCCATAATATACGTTAAACCCTAATTTTCGAAGGTGATTTACACGTTCCGAGTCGTTGTCTAATACTAATGTAGGAATATCATTTGCTTGTAATAAACGGCCGATAGTATTTCCGAAGTCTCCAAAACCAGCAATAACGATTTTCTTTTCAGCACTAATATGTGATAAGTCGTCGTATTCTTGTTGTTCAGTAGCAGAAGGAGTTAATCCTAAATAAGGAGAAATCCACTTCTCATTTAATAACAATAAGATTGGTGTAACTACCATTGACAAGGCTGTAGTAGCCAATAAGTAATCATACCATTGTTGATTAATTAAGTTAATTGTTTTTCCTAAAGCTAAGATCACGAAAGCAAATTCACCAACTTGTGATAGTAAAATAGCAAAAAGGAAAGACTGATCTTTAGGGAATTTTTTCCATTTACTAATTGCTAATAAGACAATTGCTTTGATAGCCATTGAGCCAACTAATAAACTAAGGATGATTAGGGGTTGGTTAACAATAATATCAAAGTTAATTGTAGAACCAACGGCAATAAAGAAGATACCGAGTAAGAGCGCTTTAAATGGTTCGATATCACTTTCTAACTGGTGTTTATAAGGGTTGTTAGCTAATACAACACCAGCGATAAATGCACCTAATGCCGGGCTTAGTCCTACTTGTTGCATTAATAAAGACACTCCAATAACAAGCAATAAAGCAGATGCGGTATATATTTCACGAATTTGTAGGCGACCTACAGAACGGAATAAAGGATTGACAATATAATTTCCGACAAGGAAAATAGTAGAGATTGCACCTAAGATAGCAAGAGTTTTCATAAAAACAGGTGCACCATCAAGCCAGCTACCACCTGCAGCCGTTGCAATAGGTTCTTTAGTAGATACAGCTAATAATGGGATAATTGCCATTACAGGAATTACCATGATATCTTGGAATAGTAATACGGCAAAACTTGATTTACCTGCGTTTGATTTGTTTAAACCTCTTTCAGAAATAGTTTGTAAGATAATCGCCGTAGATGACATAGTAATTACAAAACCCATTGTAATAGCAGTACCAATACTTAAGCCCAGTCCCCAACGTGCAATAGCAGCAACAATAATTGTTGTTCCTGCAGCTTGTGCTGTTCCTAAACCGATTATTTCATTTCTAATTTTCCAGAATTCTTTAGGGTCTAATTCAAGTCCAACTAAGAATAGCATCATTACAACACCAAATTCTGTTGCGTGCATAATATCAGCACCATCTTGTCCTACAAAACCAAGAGCAAATGGTCCAATAAGTACTCCTGCAAATAAGTATCCTAATACGGACCCCATTCCTAATTTCTTGGAAATTAGAACACATACAACCGCGGCAAATAAAAAGACAAATGCCTGTGTTAAAAAATCATTCATTGTTAATAGCTTCTTTTTTTTTAATTGTTATCCTAAGCCAACTTAGGAGATTAATAGTGAGAATATTATAAAAGTTTGATTTATAATAAGTGAAACTATAATAGTCTCAATAAATTTGATCATAGTCAATACAAATTTATAAAAATGTATAGGTTAAGTGCTGTTTAATTTTAAAAAAATGAATTTTTTTAAGTAGTGAGAGGTGAAAAAATCTATTAATTTTGATTTATAATTATCTGAATGAATGAATCGTAAGATTATACACGTCGATATGGATGCTTTTTACGCTTCTGTAGAACAACTTGATTTCCCTGAATTAAGAGGAAAACCAATTGCTGTAGGAGGAAGTGAAGAGAGAGGAGTGGTTGCCGCAGCAAGCTATGAAGCAAGAAAGTTTGGTGTGAGAAGTGCTATTAGTGGCGCTATGGCTAAAAAGAATTGTCCGCATCTTATTTTCGTGAAACCAAGGTTTGAACGCTATAAAGAAGTATCAAAAGTAATTCGCAGTATTTTTTATGAGTACACTGATTTGGTTGAACCATTGGCTTTAGATGAAGCTTTTTTAGATGTTACAGAAAATAAGATTGGTTGTCCAAGTGCTACGTTAATAGCTAACGAGATACGGATGAAGATATATGATCGACTTGGATTAACTGCCTCTGCGGGAATATCTGTCAATAAGTTTTTAGCTAAGATAGCAAGTGATTACAATAAGCCTAACGGGCAAAAAACAATTGAGCCAGATGAGGTGGAAGCCTTTTTAGAAGCCTTAGAGATTAAGAAGTTTTTCGGTATTGGTAAGAAAACAGCCAATAGAATGTATCACTTGGGAATTTTCACTGGAAAGGATTTAAAAAGTAAGAGTGAGGAGCTTTTGGTAGAGCACTTTGGAAAAGCAGGAGGAATCTATTATAATATAGTAAGAGGAATTCATAATTCACCAGTGCGCCCTAATCGTACGATAAAGTCTGTTGGAACAGAAAGAACTTTTGAAGAGAACTTGAGTTCGGAAGTTTATATAGAAGGCAAGTTAGAAAGAATCGTAGAGGAGCTGAGTATTCGCTTGAAAAAGCAAAATGTGGCGGGGAAGACAGTTACTTTAAAAATAAAATATTCTGATTTTATGCAGCAGACAAGAAGTATGACTTTTGCTTATTATATGTCTGATGCCGATATTATTTTAGATATTGCAAAGCAATTACTCTATCAAGAGAAGCTAAAAGATTCAGTTAGGCTAATCGGTGTATCATTATCTAACTTGAATACAGATGAAAAAAAGAAACCAATTGCTGTGCAGTTAAGTTTTGAGTTTTAAAAAAAGAAAAGAAATTGTAATAATGAAAAAGCCAGAGAGTTTAAAAAAAGGAGATAAAGTTGCTATTGTATGTACAGCACGTAAGTTTAGTCGTGTAGAAGCAGAGTCAGCTATTGAGTTATTAACATCTTGGGGTTTAGAAGTGGTGTTAGGGTCAACAATTGATTTAGACAACTATCAATTAGGCGGAACGGATGAAGAGAGAGCAGCAGATTTTAATCAGCAATTAAACGATACGTCAATAAAAGCGATTTGGTGTGCAAG contains these protein-coding regions:
- a CDS encoding ABC transporter ATP-binding protein, whose amino-acid sequence is MSHQFQLDSLIHQIDNRTILHGVCLSAKTTDIIGIVGSNGTGKSTLLNILFGAIKATQIFIRVDNQVILNRHKLNKYFSYKPQFLMFPPNLKVKDLFTLEQLTDTPFLNHLDLKIKELSTGEQQFLQTLYVLNLPQPFCLLDEPFAAISPIMQEQLMAIIQDKSKDKCIILVDHYHDLLTKVCTKQFQLTQGSLIQITH
- a CDS encoding CYTH domain-containing protein, translating into MVEIERKFLVNSLNFINESHNSNKITQGYLNSSAERTVRIRLKNKDAFITVKGKSNSSGTTRFEWEKKIDYNEASQLLELCEDFVISKTRYLVKKGLHEFEIDVFHGENEGLIIAEIELKDENEAFAKPDWLGEEVTGQIEYYNSYIAKNPYKLWK
- a CDS encoding septal ring lytic transglycosylase RlpA family protein, which gives rise to MKTYQYILSVLVIVLLSSFGGTTNVIKGTVKAEGTPVVLADSLPNINDSIVDSEEEVELVSDDTQASYYHDKFTGRKTASGQVFDNSKYTAAHKTLPFGTKVKVTNLKNKRFVILTITDRGPFVKGRGIDISKKAFHDLTDNHARGVLDVKIEKIVAENE
- a CDS encoding monovalent cation:proton antiporter-2 (CPA2) family protein, with amino-acid sequence MNDFLTQAFVFLFAAVVCVLISKKLGMGSVLGYLFAGVLIGPFALGFVGQDGADIMHATEFGVVMMLFLVGLELDPKEFWKIRNEIIGLGTAQAAGTTIIVAAIARWGLGLSIGTAITMGFVITMSSTAIILQTISERGLNKSNAGKSSFAVLLFQDIMVIPVMAIIPLLAVSTKEPIATAAGGSWLDGAPVFMKTLAILGAISTIFLVGNYIVNPLFRSVGRLQIREIYTASALLLVIGVSLLMQQVGLSPALGAFIAGVVLANNPYKHQLESDIEPFKALLLGIFFIAVGSTINFDIIVNQPLIILSLLVGSMAIKAIVLLAISKWKKFPKDQSFLFAILLSQVGEFAFVILALGKTINLINQQWYDYLLATTALSMVVTPILLLLNEKWISPYLGLTPSATEQQEYDDLSHISAEKKIVIAGFGDFGNTIGRLLQANDIPTLVLDNDSERVNHLRKLGFNVYYGDATSINILKSIGVDQADYVIAAMDPPEVNQHLVAVLRKNFPNVEVIVRAKNRKNAYEYLQDGLTEVYRETFFTAVYVGATMLEKVGLSHEEARTQSELFIKSDRASLRKLAKNIHNLEDYINVSRMEFAEQSSMLKDSLKHKRNPSTDEFRQE
- the dinB gene encoding DNA polymerase IV; the encoded protein is MNRKIIHVDMDAFYASVEQLDFPELRGKPIAVGGSEERGVVAAASYEARKFGVRSAISGAMAKKNCPHLIFVKPRFERYKEVSKVIRSIFYEYTDLVEPLALDEAFLDVTENKIGCPSATLIANEIRMKIYDRLGLTASAGISVNKFLAKIASDYNKPNGQKTIEPDEVEAFLEALEIKKFFGIGKKTANRMYHLGIFTGKDLKSKSEELLVEHFGKAGGIYYNIVRGIHNSPVRPNRTIKSVGTERTFEENLSSEVYIEGKLERIVEELSIRLKKQNVAGKTVTLKIKYSDFMQQTRSMTFAYYMSDADIILDIAKQLLYQEKLKDSVRLIGVSLSNLNTDEKKKPIAVQLSFEF
- a CDS encoding septal ring lytic transglycosylase RlpA family protein, which codes for MSKIKRVISCLFLLLFVSFWTSCSTTKGSSNRGKKEYKTDVVASYYHKKFNGKRTASGEKFHNSRMTAAHKTLPFNTVVKVTNRKNNKSVKVKINDRGPFVKGREIDLSKKAFMKISDSKKAGLLKVDIKVVK
- a CDS encoding site-specific recombinase; the protein is MLQSPQGVEELFNKYVIDGKVYATDDLLFIVDLVHIFRPNNVKKVKRVSIDALLAYLKTHEVERIALSKYLKELLSNRHFSRMVSDAGILQDSEFFREVKKRLWAKVLPYQPEKDTYEYVLNQAFYKHTDAEWVSMIPETQLLELFQELNFTDLFNDNKEGSVLNELLCSIDIITQRMSGRAMESNIINMVPEYSHLESPFRALEQEFTIILQSIQNGDMKFLYDSDINYKQIVILQKQCQEFVNQAFKNSSKYGISIKVNQSLLRLRQQLSRVNVLISLLVIKEDTAELKQKNSINLALKLIEYNCYKYNVSGLIKESTQLISYEITQHTAKTGEHYITNSGKEYWNMFKGSMGAGIVVGFLCIFKVFAHHADVSAFGEAMLYSLNYAVGFCLIYLLGFTLATKQPAMTAATIIKAIEDGRKQHIDNVEKHIGFAKLFARLFRSQFIAFIGNVILAFPVALLLIWSIDTVFDVNIAAHDWEKMLVDADPIKSRALFHAGIAGIFLFLSGIISGNVSNKNKHNKVLYRIQEHPVLKRNFGIKRTTSLANWIDTKWPGLVSNIWFGVFMGTCGTIGAFIGLGIDIRHITFVSGNIALGLYGSGFDAPVDMLVMAFIGMWLIGFMNFMVSFGLSLFLAFRSRNIPFRETKELTKATWRHFKNFPMEFFLPTAGGVVENPNNLNGKNDSKDKKEEGHH